One Massilia sp. 9096 genomic window carries:
- a CDS encoding TonB-dependent siderophore receptor gives MHTQPPPRPIRLSQLAAAVATALSIALAAAPAQAWQATSVRGDGAARDGKDAKDNNVQQVEVRGALNAYDPRRDDTASRIVVNRDELLKYGDTSVLDALKRVPGVTVSRAGGRGGEVRMRGLGGGYTQILINGEKAPPGFTLDALAPELVERIEVLRAASAEFSTQSIAGTINVVLKKTVKAGQRELKLGYSSAGDIKGPNANLQLADKAGALSWELSANVRREHYTRTTHNVEEHIDAAGEPDGLRLGSLPESGHILFLNLSPRLVWKLDNGDTLSSQTFVNINHFENDVGTLVATRLGPAPAYPVLDQTVSNDGKNVREELNWTRAFASGAKLDAKISATAGSPANATYRTGAGSPDVDALHELIKSNATIRGMNTMGKFTSASWEGHALAAGWDGGYQTEDDARRDRDYYRPEVVPPGGDEVYHADVARMALYGQDEWNVTKNWSVYLGVRWEGIHTRVAGNTFSTAHNRSNVWSPLFQTLYKIPDTKGDQLRLALTRTYRAPDLQRLIPHRFTSVNNNQTDPDSIGNPELKPELALGLDAAWEHYWAEGALVSLSASGRNIDNNTREQTLFDGSRWVSLPVNTGHARARGLEFEAKFPLKALIDTTTALDLRASLSRNWSSVDAIPGPNNRLLDQTPVSSTLGADYKLGRLTTGGSFVFKNGGEVRVSGNQVTYQSVRRDFDLYALWKFDARRQLRLAASNLLRQDFISASSYTSPDGSVQRSRTIYPGFTMLRATLELSF, from the coding sequence ATGCACACCCAGCCCCCTCCCCGTCCGATTCGCCTGAGCCAGCTTGCCGCCGCCGTGGCGACCGCCCTGTCGATCGCCCTGGCCGCAGCGCCGGCGCAGGCCTGGCAAGCCACCTCAGTCCGTGGCGATGGCGCCGCCAGGGACGGCAAGGATGCGAAGGACAATAACGTGCAACAGGTCGAGGTGCGCGGCGCCCTGAATGCCTACGATCCGCGGCGCGACGATACCGCCAGCAGGATCGTCGTCAACCGTGACGAGCTGCTCAAGTATGGCGACACCAGCGTGCTCGATGCGCTCAAGCGCGTGCCCGGAGTGACGGTGAGCAGGGCTGGCGGGCGCGGCGGCGAAGTGCGCATGCGCGGCCTGGGCGGCGGCTATACGCAGATCCTGATCAACGGCGAAAAAGCCCCGCCCGGCTTCACGCTCGATGCGCTGGCGCCCGAGCTGGTCGAGCGCATCGAGGTGCTGCGCGCCGCGAGCGCCGAGTTCTCGACCCAGTCGATCGCCGGCACCATCAATGTCGTGCTCAAGAAAACGGTCAAGGCCGGCCAGCGCGAGCTGAAGCTCGGCTATTCCAGCGCCGGCGACATCAAGGGGCCGAACGCCAACCTGCAGCTGGCGGACAAGGCGGGGGCGCTGTCGTGGGAGCTGAGCGCCAACGTCAGGCGCGAGCACTACACGCGCACGACGCACAACGTCGAGGAGCACATCGATGCGGCCGGCGAGCCCGATGGCCTGCGCCTGGGCAGCCTGCCCGAGAGCGGCCACATCCTGTTCCTGAATCTCAGTCCGCGCCTGGTCTGGAAGCTCGACAACGGCGACACCCTGAGTTCGCAGACCTTCGTCAACATCAACCATTTCGAGAACGACGTCGGCACGCTGGTCGCGACCCGCCTCGGCCCGGCGCCGGCCTACCCGGTCCTCGACCAGACCGTGAGCAACGACGGCAAGAACGTGCGCGAGGAGCTCAACTGGACCCGCGCCTTCGCGTCCGGCGCCAAGCTCGACGCCAAGATCAGCGCCACCGCGGGCAGCCCCGCCAACGCCACCTACCGCACCGGCGCCGGCAGTCCCGACGTGGATGCGCTGCACGAGCTGATCAAGTCGAACGCCACGATCCGTGGCATGAACACGATGGGCAAGTTCACCAGCGCCAGCTGGGAGGGCCATGCGCTGGCGGCTGGCTGGGACGGCGGCTACCAGACCGAGGACGATGCGCGCCGCGACCGCGACTATTACCGACCTGAGGTCGTGCCGCCGGGCGGCGACGAGGTCTACCACGCCGACGTCGCCCGCATGGCGCTGTACGGCCAGGACGAATGGAACGTCACAAAAAACTGGTCGGTGTACCTGGGCGTGCGCTGGGAAGGCATCCACACGCGGGTCGCGGGCAACACCTTCTCCACCGCGCACAACCGCTCGAACGTCTGGAGCCCGCTGTTCCAGACCTTGTACAAGATCCCCGACACGAAAGGCGACCAGCTGCGCCTGGCGCTCACGCGCACCTATCGGGCGCCCGACCTGCAACGCCTGATCCCGCACCGCTTCACTTCGGTCAACAACAATCAGACCGATCCCGATTCGATCGGCAACCCCGAGCTCAAGCCCGAGCTGGCGCTCGGTCTCGATGCCGCCTGGGAGCATTACTGGGCCGAGGGCGCGCTGGTGTCGCTCAGCGCGTCGGGCCGCAACATCGACAACAATACGCGCGAGCAGACCCTCTTCGACGGCAGCCGCTGGGTCTCGCTGCCCGTGAACACCGGCCACGCGCGTGCGCGTGGGCTCGAGTTCGAAGCCAAGTTCCCGCTCAAGGCGCTGATCGACACCACCACCGCGCTCGACCTGCGCGCCAGCCTGTCGCGCAACTGGTCGAGCGTGGATGCGATTCCGGGACCGAACAACCGGCTGCTCGACCAGACACCGGTTTCGAGCACGCTCGGCGCGGACTACAAGCTGGGGCGGCTCACCACGGGCGGCAGTTTCGTCTTCAAGAATGGCGGCGAAGTGCGCGTGTCGGGCAACCAGGTCACGTATCAGAGCGTGCGCCGCGACTTCGACCTGTACGCCTTGTGGAAGTTCGACGCCAGGCGCCAGCTGCGCTTGGCCGCCTCCAACCTGCTGCGCCAGGATTTCATCAGCGCCAGCAGCTACACCTCGCCTGACGGCAGCGTCCAGCGCAGCCGCACGATCTATCCGGGCTTCACGATGCTGCGCGCGACGCTGGAGCTGAGCTTCTAG
- a CDS encoding patatin-like phospholipase family protein, which translates to MLSALAASLVAGCGSSPTKPVAVAAAPTPAPLLLRKVRIALALGGGAARGFAHIGVIKALEAQGIYPDIVVGTSAGSVVGSLYASGFYNGFALQKIAMEMDEATISDWALPFFSKSPGVLKGEALQAYVNKAVRNTPIEKLKIPFGCVATDLKNGQPILFRRGNTGLAVRASSSVPSVFQPVAIGGHTYVDGGLVAPVPVRFAKEMGAEFIIAVNISSATEAQATASSLDVLMQTFTIMGQRLNHFELKDADIVITPQLGTMGSADFNGRNLAVLAGEQAAAGVMGELKAKLRARQATPAT; encoded by the coding sequence ATGCTGTCCGCGTTGGCCGCCTCGCTGGTGGCCGGTTGCGGTTCATCGCCGACCAAACCGGTGGCCGTCGCCGCCGCGCCCACCCCGGCCCCGCTGCTCCTGCGTAAAGTGCGCATCGCCCTGGCGCTGGGCGGCGGCGCCGCGCGCGGCTTCGCCCACATCGGCGTGATCAAGGCCCTGGAAGCCCAGGGTATCTATCCCGACATCGTGGTCGGCACCAGCGCCGGCTCGGTGGTCGGCTCGCTGTACGCCTCCGGCTTCTACAACGGCTTCGCGCTGCAGAAGATCGCGATGGAGATGGACGAGGCCACGATCTCCGACTGGGCGCTGCCGTTCTTCAGCAAGTCGCCCGGCGTCCTCAAGGGCGAGGCGCTGCAAGCCTACGTCAACAAGGCCGTGCGCAACACCCCGATCGAAAAGCTCAAGATCCCGTTCGGCTGCGTCGCCACGGATCTGAAGAACGGCCAGCCGATCCTGTTCCGGCGCGGAAACACCGGGCTGGCGGTACGCGCATCGTCGTCGGTGCCGAGCGTGTTCCAGCCGGTCGCGATCGGCGGCCATACCTACGTCGACGGCGGCCTGGTGGCGCCGGTGCCGGTGCGCTTCGCGAAAGAGATGGGCGCCGAGTTCATCATCGCCGTCAACATCTCGAGCGCGACCGAGGCCCAGGCCACGGCCAGCTCGCTCGACGTGCTGATGCAGACCTTCACCATCATGGGCCAGCGCCTGAACCATTTCGAACTCAAGGACGCCGACATCGTCATCACGCCGCAGCTGGGCACCATGGGCAGCGCCGACTTCAACGGCCGCAACCTGGCCGTGCTGGCCGGCGAGCAGGCCGCGGCCGGTGTGATGGGCGAACTCAAGGCCAAGCTGCGCGCCAGGCAGGCGACGCCGGCCACCTGA
- a CDS encoding heme-binding protein gives MKTKPVLTLEDVKKIAAAAEAEANANNWKVVISVVDDGGHLLWLQRLDGAAPISAHIAPAKAKTAALGRRESKIYEDMINNGRVSFLSAPELEGLLEGGVPIVVEGETVGAVGVSGVKSAEDAQIAKAGIAALGL, from the coding sequence ATGAAGACCAAACCCGTCCTGACCCTGGAAGACGTCAAGAAAATCGCCGCCGCCGCCGAGGCCGAAGCCAATGCCAACAACTGGAAAGTCGTGATCTCGGTCGTCGACGACGGCGGCCACCTGCTGTGGCTGCAGCGCCTGGATGGCGCAGCGCCGATCTCCGCCCACATCGCCCCGGCCAAGGCCAAGACCGCCGCGCTGGGCCGCCGCGAATCGAAAATCTACGAAGACATGATCAACAACGGCCGCGTGTCCTTCCTGAGCGCACCGGAACTGGAAGGCCTGCTCGAAGGCGGCGTGCCGATCGTGGTCGAAGGCGAGACCGTCGGCGCGGTCGGCGTGTCGGGCGTGAAATCGGCCGAGGACGCGCAGATCGCCAAGGCCGGCATCGCGGCCCTGGGTCTCTGA